A stretch of DNA from Malus sylvestris chromosome 9, drMalSylv7.2, whole genome shotgun sequence:
GCATCAAACAAAACAGGTTCTATCATAAGAGAACCTATACCACAGAGTTTTGGACTCAAAATATTAACATAAAATCCATGAAAAACCATGAACTACCTTCAAGATAACCTCTAATCCTTCAAAGACTTCATCGAATCCAATACAAGTTTAGTCTGTTCCTGCATCAAATCAAGCTTCTTGACAGACAAATCCATTTCAATGAGCTGCAATGCCCTCCACCTCTCCTCCAACTCTTTAGCCTTGGAACTCCCAACCAAAGAAGGCATCTTCTCAGTCAAAAGTCTAGTTAAATCCGACCTCGGTGCACAATTGCCCGTCCTCAAAGAACCACTCAGACATGGATACTTAGACCAAAAGTCATCCGGGTCAGCCTTAACTCCTCTATTAGTCACATTATTCTGCACCTCTTTCTTCACAGACACGTCTGAAACCGGCAAGGCCAGAACCGTATCGTTGTTAACCTTATTATTCTTCCTCGGAGGCTTCCTCTTACCGCCCTTCACATTGCTATCGAGTCCATTGGCCTCAGAACCCCAAATCTTTTTGCACAGCTCAAAGCACTTAAGCTCATGGGGCTTCGAAAACACCGGGTCCTCGCCATCCTCTCCAGCCTGGTACTTcttcttcaatctcctgatcTTATCAGTCAACTTCTCAGCCAATTGGTCGGTGCTCAAATCGACCTGCAAATCATTCTTGATGAACTCAAGGAATGGAGCCACATTCGAACTCGCCGCCACACCTTTCTTGCTTTCGAACTCTATAATGCCCTTCAGGATCGTTATCTCATCGTCCTCGCTCCAAAAACGCTGCCCCTTTTTCGCATCCTCATCGTCGCCGccgaccttcttcttcttggagttTTTCAGGCTGGGCTCGGTCTCCGCCGGTCGCTTCGACCCGGAACTGGGCGCGGCCGCAGGCTTCGCCGAAGCAGTCTTCTTGCTGGGCATAACAGCGCTGTTCGCGGGCTTGGAGACGATCGGCTTGACGGTGAAGTCGGAAGCTGACGGCGAGTGGTTATCGGACTCGGTCTCCGACCCGGATCCGGAATCGTCTTCGGAGGCAGAACCCGATTGGGGATTTGACTTCATGACCACCGCAGAGGgcttttcttcctcctcttcttcttcctcctcctcttcctcttcctcttcctcttctaaATCATCATCATTGAGATCCACAGATTTTGCTTTGTTGACTTCAACGGCGTCGTCTTCTtccccttcctcttcctcttcgtcGACGGTTTCATCATCGGAGTCCTCCACCACGGCGGCCGGGGGGTCTTCTACAAGTTTCTTCGGAGCCatcggagagagaaagagagggtctTGAATTGGGAAAGCTTTGATTCTGTAACAGAGCCGAGCGACAGTCAGAAGCGAGAGCCTTTACATTAGAGGACAGAGTTTATATAGAGTTTCGTAGTAGGGTTTTGACCAGAAACTTTGTGACGTGTCGGTACTCTATTTGCCAAAGACGGTGGGACCACGTCGTTTTTGGTTACTCTCCGATGTTTATCCCACGTTAATTAAACGggaatttttataataaaacaaaatttgacttgcgtgaaattacattataatttttatttatgttcaaTTTTAATTAGAATGTTAGAATGGTACTATATGAAATTTTGATTGACAATCGagattttattaatatgtaatTTAAATTATAAATGAGAAATATGATAAAACGAAGAGTAATGTTGTGTAAACTAACTTTTTAGATTATATTTGTAAATAATCAACAATCACGTTATacagattaaaaaaatataatttaaatagatAGTTTCTCTTGCATTATCCTAAAACGAGAGAAATGTTGATATGGTAATATATACATTCAATTTTTAATgttcgattggtatattgttTCTTGATAGCTGCAGAATATGAGTGCATATTCATATGTGTTATGATGACTGACAAGTCACTCACAtctgtgacatcccacattgctCCCCTGGagcgatccttaaatgtatattcttatccctacctagcacgaggtcttttgggagctcactggctttgagttccgtaggaactccgaagttaagcgagaaggaggccagagcactcccaggatggatgACTTACTGGGaaattgctcgtgagttcccataaataaAACCATGAGGgggtggtcggggcccaaaacggacaatatcgtgctacggtagtggAGTGGGCCCgagaagtggtccgccccgagccgggatgtgacacatcAATGCTTGTTCGCCTGGGTACTCACTTTAGTCATACTACTTGTTCGCTTACAATGTTGCAATTGATCAGAGAAATAAGATTCAGACGAGTTAtttttgagtcaaattaagcacGCATCAAGTCCTCAAATTATACAGTAAACCTCACATTGCAGAATCCAAATTATGTTTTGGTATGAGAGTGTAAAATGATAAACGATggaaaaaacaacaacaaagtatcTGATCTTTTAAACTTCACAAGTCTTTCTGTACCTAAGAAACCCCATTTGCCATTGGATCCATGGAGTCCCTTTTCAACAAGCACTTTTCCTGGAAATACACCACCTTTGTGCGACCAacaaatttcaaaaacaaaattctaGGGCTCAAAAGAAATTAGACACCGATGAATTGCGCGAAAGTACCGTCTCTTCATCGTGCCACAGCGATTTCAATGCTGTCTGAATTTGTGGACTATACAGTCACAGAGAGAACGGCACAAAAACTTGAAGGCCAATTTCATACTGCACACATGGTTTTAGCACTACTGCATTACTTGAACTCCAAGCAACCGTCAATGTGCTTCCAAATTAAAATACACCTATCCTAAATGAAAAGCTAGGTCTCATCATCTGAACTGAAACCCTCCTCGACCCGCCGTTCTGCAATTGCTGGAAATAGTCGTTGACGCATATCTGTAGGTGGTGTTTGACGATTTTCTGGAGTTGTTTCTGTCGCCGTTGGGGCCTGAGCCTCTTTCTTGGCATTCTTCGCCGCCTTCATTGTTGAATTTCGGACCTCTGTGCATACCTTGTTTAGAATTACCAAGAAATCTCGTACAATCGCAAACAAGCGAATGCCTTCATCCCTCCCTGCGTTCCCGTGGAAGTAATCCGCTGTGCTCTTCACAAGAGCAGTTatcctcttttcttcttccaacaGCCATGTAATATCAGATTCCGCCCGCTCCACAAAACTGGCTAGTGTGCGTTGGAATTCACTATCTTCATCCATATTCTTCATCTCAACATTTATAAAATCTCGATTTTTTATTAAGGACTGGCCAAGATTTGCAACTGTCGACGTTAGGCCATCAGCATCTACAAGTGCAGCCTTTTTCACATCTTCAAGTTCATCGCTTAAACCTGAGACAACCTGAAGACCGAGGTTACACAAGTGCTCCTCTGATTCCTCATTGACATCCTCAGTTATGTCCTCTGTACTCAAGTTGGACATGCTCCGGCTTTCTCTGGCTGTGCGAATAGCTCTACGACCCTCAGAACGCATGATCTCTTGAACTACAAAGTGCAACAGTGTGGTTTTGCCATCAGTGCCTTTTACATCAGCGAGTTTCAAAAGCGTATCAAGCCTAAATGCCTGCGCACCACCACGGTAGGTGCCATCATTCATACGGTTTCCAGTTTTGAGAACCGCTTCTAAAAGTTTTAGGAATAGCCTGCTCTTTCTGAGTTTGTTGCAAGCAACCTGACATTATGGCGAGGAATAGTTAGATAACACAGAAACATTGAAGTTTGCTTTGACTAACCATAATTGTTCAATAGATAGATTGCGTTCGCAGATCAAGAGTCTCACCTCTAAAGTTATGAAGGACTCTTTAGTGGTAGAAACCTCCTCTGGCAGAGAACACATAAACAACAGTGACTCCATGCGCTTAAAAGCAAATGGTATGTTGACCATGGCTTTGAGGAACCGCTCTGCGTGACCAAGTTGAGCAATATCCCCTGTGAATAACCTAAGCTTCAATTCTTCTTCCGCAGTTGGTGCCATCCTCAACAAGTTTTGGAGGAACTCCACAGGAAGCTCATTACCTGATTCAATCAATAAAGGTAAGAACCATGTTACTGATAAGAAATAACACATAGACTAGCCCATCGTCCAGGATAAATGATTAAAACATGGTACTTCTTGTTTTTATTAGATTCAAACATGGTATTTCCGAGTTCTTATTTTCTGAAGTTCCATGCTATGTTCTTCCATTTCGAGTTTTTATTCTTTATAACATGATAATAGAGTTTTTATTCTCTTTGTTTGCACAATTTAGCACTTGAAtcgaaattggaaaaacataacATGGAACTTCAGAGAGACAAGTGGCCAATGATGAAGAGTTGTTCCCAAGTAAACAACACAAAGTGAATATCTCCTAGAAAAGTTTCTCACGATGAGAGAGAGACTCACCTTCTCGGAGTGCATCAGCAACTTCTTCCGCTGTCAGATTCAATGCTCGTAGAAGAATTGCAAGATTTTGTGCTTTCTTTCTGTCGATAATTTGAATATACTGGACCGCAGGTTCTAAGGCTGATGCTTCCTTCCTGCGATCATTTTTGGCTTTATCCGCAGCGTTATAACCAAATAGCGACTCTATCTGCTCCTCATTGAATCTGTAAATAAGTAGGAAGTTAAATTGGAGTATTTAAAGTTAATTGTTGATGAAAAATTAGATCCATCAAGAGAAAGTTAATGCCTTACTGGAATGATCCTGCACTGATCTCATGCCAGACCATTGACTGATCCGAATTGGTATTAACCTTATCCCAAAAGAATGGCTTTAGCTTGGTCTTTTGAGATCCCTCAGCATCCATATCACCACTACCTCCACTGTTTGCTTTGCGATGAGGTCCTATAGGCGGACGGTTGGTCTTACCAGGCAATGGTTTTGGTGGAGGTGCAACTTTCGGAGGTGGTGGGGCCTTAggacgaggaggaggaggtggtggtggacCTGGTGGTTCAGGTGGTGGAGGAGCTTGTCTTCCAGGGGGAGGTTTTAGGGGAGGAACTGACCCTCCTGCCACGGCTTCTGATGTAGTTGCATCACCAGGTGcagattcattttcttttttcggGGCCATATTGTTTGCAAAATTTGCACTAGTGCCGAACTCTTTGTTACTGGAATTTCCTAAACTAGTAGACTTCTGAGAAGAACCTGTGGCATTACAAAGGTTGTGACAGGCCTTAGAATGCGAAGAAAATCATCATCAATTTGTGGAAGAAAGCTAATAATTGCAAACATACCAGCGGATATTGTGAGAAGAGGCCTATCATCATTTGGTCCATTTCTTGGACCAATTTTTCGGCTTCTCCTTTTCTTAATACAGCAGAAACAGAGAAGTGCAACAATGATAAATATTACAACTGCAGCTCCAGCAATAGCAATTAGTTTAGTCACATTGCTGTTATCCTTTTGTGGcgcctttttttttccaaatgagGGATCCTTTGCTGgtggatttttcttttttggtgagGGTTTCGCATCCTTTGATGGtggatttttctttttcgacGAGGGATCCTTTGATGCGGGATTAGGACTAGCGTGAAAAGTAGTATGAGTTTTCTTAGAGGATGAAGGTGAAGGTGAAGGTGCTTGATATCTAGGCAACCTAGCTGCAGGGCCGGGAGCTAGAACTGGAGCATGCCCCGGTtgtggagaaggagaaggactTGGCGTTGTTGGCTTACGTGAATCGCTGGCCAAATGTCTTCTAGGAGCATCTGGCCAGCCTAAAAGCCACCCTAAGCAGCTGATGAACCAATTTTTCGAGGTAGCCTTTTCTTCAGAAGCATGAAGCAGAAGCCCTTTCTTTCTTAAGCAATcaaaaagtgtttttttcaCATGATGAGGAAGAACTAAAATTGCATGGTGTATGTTTCTTTTCGTTAAGAACGTTGTTTCAGAGTCAGCGGCTGCTTCCTGTGGAATGTACAAGTTAAACTTTTCGATAGCATCTTTCTCTTCTATCAGTTCTTTCCTGCAATGGATCCATGCCTGCTCTGCCTGCAGTCACAAGATCT
This window harbors:
- the LOC126634140 gene encoding formin-like protein 3, with the protein product MDGMEMGRGSYAVVFVILLCALVIGASEGVRRTRETFFGNGGDWLSEEIDEDMAEQAWIHCRKELIEEKDAIEKFNLYIPQEAAADSETTFLTKRNIHHAILVLPHHVKKTLFDCLRKKGLLLHASEEKATSKNWFISCLGWLLGWPDAPRRHLASDSRKPTTPSPSPSPQPGHAPVLAPGPAARLPRYQAPSPSPSSSKKTHTTFHASPNPASKDPSSKKKNPPSKDAKPSPKKKNPPAKDPSFGKKKAPQKDNSNVTKLIAIAGAAVVIFIIVALLCFCCIKKRRSRKIGPRNGPNDDRPLLTISAGSSQKSTSLGNSSNKEFGTSANFANNMAPKKENESAPGDATTSEAVAGGSVPPLKPPPGRQAPPPPEPPGPPPPPPPRPKAPPPPKVAPPPKPLPGKTNRPPIGPHRKANSGGSGDMDAEGSQKTKLKPFFWDKVNTNSDQSMVWHEISAGSFQFNEEQIESLFGYNAADKAKNDRRKEASALEPAVQYIQIIDRKKAQNLAILLRALNLTAEEVADALREGNELPVEFLQNLLRMAPTAEEELKLRLFTGDIAQLGHAERFLKAMVNIPFAFKRMESLLFMCSLPEEVSTTKESFITLEVACNKLRKSRLFLKLLEAVLKTGNRMNDGTYRGGAQAFRLDTLLKLADVKGTDGKTTLLHFVVQEIMRSEGRRAIRTARESRSMSNLSTEDITEDVNEESEEHLCNLGLQVVSGLSDELEDVKKAALVDADGLTSTVANLGQSLIKNRDFINVEMKNMDEDSEFQRTLASFVERAESDITWLLEEEKRITALVKSTADYFHGNAGRDEGIRLFAIVRDFLVILNKVCTEVRNSTMKAAKNAKKEAQAPTATETTPENRQTPPTDMRQRLFPAIAERRVEEGFSSDDET
- the LOC126582830 gene encoding STOREKEEPER protein-like; amino-acid sequence: MAPKKLVEDPPAAVVEDSDDETVDEEEEEGEEDDAVEVNKAKSVDLNDDDLEEEEEEEEEEEEEEEEEKPSAVVMKSNPQSGSASEDDSGSGSETESDNHSPSASDFTVKPIVSKPANSAVMPSKKTASAKPAAAPSSGSKRPAETEPSLKNSKKKKVGGDDEDAKKGQRFWSEDDEITILKGIIEFESKKGVAASSNVAPFLEFIKNDLQVDLSTDQLAEKLTDKIRRLKKKYQAGEDGEDPVFSKPHELKCFELCKKIWGSEANGLDSNVKGGKRKPPRKNNKVNNDTVLALPVSDVSVKKEVQNNVTNRGVKADPDDFWSKYPCLSGSLRTGNCAPRSDLTRLLTEKMPSLVGSSKAKELEERWRALQLIEMDLSVKKLDLMQEQTKLVLDSMKSLKD